In Pleurodeles waltl isolate 20211129_DDA chromosome 5, aPleWal1.hap1.20221129, whole genome shotgun sequence, the DNA window CAGAATCTCATATTCTCTGGAGGCTACTGCTGTCCGAGAAGCTCAAGCTATCTACTCCTTGAGACGCCCAGATTAGAGATAGAGACGTCATACTCTTGCTCCTTTAGTAGTAGTGCATCCAGGATAGGGGACACTCTGCTGCCGGAGATGCACACAAATCCTTTCTCTCCGGCTTTCAAGACAAGCTTTAACTATCTCCTGTTTGAAAGATAGTTAGTGCCCTGACTGGACTTGAATATATAAGAACAGCTAACAACTACCTTCCCATAGTAATGTTGTATCTGCCCTACCCTACAACTGCAATAACATCATTAAACCATCCTCTTGTGGCTTGTTTATGCGCTTGTTGCACCGGGCACAATAATCTTCTAGGTGAGtcgtcttttgtttttttcccgtTTATTGGCTGCAGTGCTCTTATAACCTTGAATCATGCTTACACTTCATAAACCTCTCAATAaaactctaaataaataaatagcctTGCTGGGTAGGAACATATGTATCTTGTATTTAGTTACATGTGAAACATTTGTGGAGAATATTTAGACAGTAATTAATATGTGCACTCTCTCATTAGCATGGGTATATCATATGGGTAGGAAATGCATATTAAATAATGAAACATCATAATAAATGATTGATTTGTTTTATATGCATAAAAGGCTAATGACTTGTCACATTTAACCCAACAGGTAAACAATCAATAGGAAAAAAAAAGCAAACTAGTTGTTCCTTTGAAATGACCGAAACACCGTCATGCAAAGTATTATCAGTCAAAGATGATGGGAAGGTGACCCAGCAATCTCAGCCGAGAATTGTATACCAGTCTCCTGCAGAAAATAATCtggaatttggaggagttaaaaatatTCAGGATGAAATTAATTTAAGAAAAGAGCCATATTCCAGTTTACACCAAGGAAGTTATCAAGCAGAGATATCGCATGAATATAGTGTAGGTGCAAATAAAGGTTGTTTGGACATCACTCCCCAAGGCACACCTCAAAATTGGATACAATACCTAGGTACTGAAAATAAGCAATATGTCAGTTTTAAAGAAGATATTGCCAAGCATAAGAAATCAGTTACAAGAGAGAGACAGTACATATGTAGTGAGTGTGGAAAAGCTTTTACTCAGATGGGAAATCTTCTCAGGCACCAGACAATACACGTTGGACAGAAGCCTTACAAGTGTACTGAATGCGGGAAAAGTTTCAGTCAGAAGGTGCATTTCATAAGACACCAGAGAATACATTCGGGGGAGAGACCTTATCAGTGTGCTGAATGTAAGAAAAGCTTTACCCGCAAGGAAACTCTTCTTGCGCACCAAAAGACTCATACGGGGGATAGACCTTATCAATGTTCTGAATGTGATAAAAGCTACATTGTTAAACAAAGTCTTATATTGCACAAGAGAAAACATTCAGGAGAAAAACCTTATCAGTGTACTTCATGTGAGAAGAGATTTCGCTGGAAGCAAACTCTTGTTGCACATCAGAGGACTCACATGACTACTCAGACGAAAAGCACTAACTCCTCTAGATATAGTGAGTCTCAGAAGAAGCTCAAGAACTaaagtaaatatgttatgttgcctGCATTTtataaagcacacacactccaGTTATTAGGCCATAGTAAaactattcagaaaaaaaaaaatacaaaatgttcagAGAAGATTAATAAAAAGTTGAATGAAAATTGGAGGAAGGGTGCTTTCAGATTACATAAACTGATTTAGAAGCATGGTGGATAGTAACACTCTGCCTGTACTTACACcaaaaaacattaattttctttattctttttttaaacttaacaGGATAACTTCATATATGTAAATCAAAATTATTACATATATTGTTTATAATGCAGACCTGTGGTATTCAGTATAAAGGAACAGTGTTGTGAGGAAATTCCTTCTTTTTTGCTTGGTCACActtactttttgcctgatgctgatggtTTTTTACTCTGAAAGTGccctaggctctgctaaccagactaaGGGCCAGAGCTCTTGACCCCTACAACTGTACATGAGAATTGGTTACACCCAATAGGCATGaactaatttactcataagtccctagtgtatggtaccctgTGTACCTATGGCATGTAGGCTaggtgtcacctgtggactgcagcactaattgtgccaccacgATGCTGGCCAAGACAAAACCAACacagactaccattgcagcctggagggacagttttaaactaccatcttgactttgccatttaaatgaATGACAAAGCCCAAACCTTTCATTAcactacctataagtcacccctaagtgaaGCTTGTGGTTCCCAGCCGGCAGAGTGCAAGGTATTGCAAGGGGGAATATGTATGTTAATATCCCAGCAGCAACCCACCCAAAAGCCGTTTTTTGCTGTACCAAGGTTGTTGGCTCCTGTGACTAACATGGGAGTTGCCCCAGTGGGCTATCTCTACAATAAGTCCACCAAAACTGGTAGTTTGGTATAAGAGACACTGTCTCATAAAACACTACTTCCTCCTAAATTCAGATTTAATGCACAACTAGTActaaggcacttttagaaagtagtcatttagcTACTGCATTCAGCCAGTAGCTTATATAGTAAATGTCTGTTGTCTCTGAGCTGTTTTCCAACCTGCCAATTTGGTATCAACCCTGCTGGTAGGAGATCAAAGGGCCGCCAGGATGGAggtcccacctcctccccaggcagAATACCATGTGGCGGGGGAATCCGAGTGCAGGCTTCAAAGACAAAGAAAAGTTGCTGGCTCTGATGAGCAAATGTTGCTTATACCCCTGCCATTGTGGTCCCAGACAGCCTGGCATCTTTGCAGGAGTGGGGAAACCCATGCAAAAGCCAGTTTTCCAAGGGGCGTGAAGGCCCTAGCTAGCCACACCCCTTAGGTGGGCTAGTGAGGTCTGCACACTCCAAGAAAGGTTTTGACATTTTCTTTAGGGGAAAATGGCACTTTGGGTATACCTGACTGCCGCACTTACTAGGTAATGTTCAACATGTGGGAAGGGCTGCCTAGGGGTaaagtagcccattgactagtgtCACCCCCTCCTCACTGAGTAGGACTTAGGTTAAGTAAGGCACCCTTTCCAGCAAAACTCACGTATGCTGGACCAACTGCAAGGATTGGAGTCTGTTATCCCAGGACTGCACAAGAGAGCGGTGGCACAGAGTACAACATAGCTGCAAGCACTATGCACAAATAGAGACTGCAACCTGAACTATACAACTTGGAGCTTCcaaagagcaggagtctctcccagTGCCAAAGGTCCCCAGAGAATCCCCCAAGTGCTAGTGGTCCTAGCACCCTGTCTAAACCCCCAGCCTACAACAGGCTTCAAGGACTGACCTGGCTATCCGGCACGCTGAGGGAATTGTTCTTTTTCAACCATAGTGCATTGTGGAAGTTAGTCCATGCCCCTGACTAGCATCAGAGGTTTAGTCCTGCCTGCATGAGCCATCAGGAGCCGCTTCAGAGGAGTAATTTGTCTGCAACCATCACCCAAGCACCTATAGTACTAGAGAACCAGTTGTGAGTGGTCTTCAGCTAGACAACGTCAAGGACACTAAGAGACCCCGAATCTCATCACCCTGGTCCCCTCTGTACATTGAGATCCACAGGAGTACTGGAGGAGTCCCCTGCTTTTCTCAGCAACGACGGTCACAAGCATCACCGGTCCTGCATCCCAGCACAACATCTGGACTACTCTGGTACCAGTGGACCAAAAACATACAGTACTTTGTCTTAAAACATCATTTCACTCCAGGTAACTGATTGAGGCCACTGGGGTGTGTGTTACTAACTGTGGCTAACCCTTTCTTATGGTCCTAAGGTGCATGTAGGGACCCCACTGAGCAAGGTACCACTTTTCTCCAGGGACTACAAGACTGTGCAACCATTTTACCAGCatacattttactgtatttttaaatgttgtaaaaatctgcaatggtGGAGCCATCCAGTCATTTTTAAAGTTCAGGGTGCCTAAAAATTCATAGAAATATTATCTCATTTTTGTAAATGAGCGTCCCTGTTTTACTGTGTCACCTACTTTAATTTGTTGAGTTGTTGTGgtgttggtaaatgttttacacattctcCAAGTAAGTTGGGCTGCTTCAGTGCCACAACTAACCAGGACTGAGCAGTGTTACTTGGACTGACCTAATTGAACCTATCAAGGCTGAAGTGGTGTTTTAGGGTGGCTTATTCCTTCTCTTCCTTAGCACACAGTTTTGACTAACTTTATTTTGGATTTACTTCCGCCAGGTGAAAACCGAGggatcctggggccagatgtagcaaacgtttgcgactcgcaaacgggcgattcgcaatttgcgacagtgcaaattcggaaatgggatgcaaaaagcccatttccgactcgcaaaaagcgatgggacccgtttgcgagtcgcatccgttgcgaccccattttgcgacccgcaaattgcgactcgcattttgcgactcgcaaccaatatgcaattgcaagtcgcaaattgcgactagtcgcaaaaagcccagtttgcatgtcgcatttaccactaactcagagcaggtggtaaccattaccaaagtataaaaggagacccagaaggcatctgggttactcaagatggcggacatatacctgatagcagtgaggaggagagtctacgcagcccagcagaggaggaggaggggccacagacaggagaagatatatagaaccaggcagacccttttccagcaaactgaagaggagatctatgataaataccgccttaccagcgcagccattctagaattaatagatttactaaaaccacagctagaacacaagactctgcgtggctgcgccatccctacgcatgtgcaagtactatgcacactgcacctcttggcctcagggagctatcagggggtcattgccgtggcaggtggggtatcccaaagtgcagtgtcaaggttcctcatggccttcctagatgccttagtcacgcacaggtctcacttcatatacttaccaaggaatgaggcagaaattaacagcaccaagctggacttttaccgcattgcccacttcccccatgtcattggatgtgtagatgggacacacattcaaatatgcccccctgctaatctggaacatattttccgcaacagaaagtgtacccactcactcaacatacaggttgtttgtgatgcccattacgtcatcacggacatcgtagctaagtttccaggcagtacccatgactcatacatttttaggcatagtgggatacatcaacgcctggaacgtgggaatttggagacggatacctcctaggtagagccacagacacttgcagacatacacacaggtcactgtgcacgactatctggatttactaacagtgtacttttgtgcccaacaggtgacagtgcatatgctctcaggccttggatcatgactccgtttttaacaccaagtaatgaatctgagaggcaatacaacaatgcgcataagaggaccaggaacctgatagagcggaccttcggactcctgaaggcaagattcagatgcctccaccgcagtggaggcgccttccaatacacccccattaccgcattcaaaattgtggtcgcatgcgccatcctccacaacatagccacccgacgtgggctacctctcacccctgcagagccagatcctgatgaggaagagcaagaacaaccacatcgccatcatggggataggagtctagctaatcaaggcagactgagatgggaacatattgc includes these proteins:
- the LOC138296308 gene encoding zinc finger protein 154-like, whose translation is MATSTTKIISQQFSDKAQVTFHDVAANFTEEEWRLLHEWQREVYKNVMNEIHQALLSLGPVIATSVFSLRGQEKEDIYHVELDSDRIHGGYCSPHDKMDRFDVGIEVNQEECQYVKACKKTDERITNDSFSTAFPVLDFDNALKLEHELASSLTAHQDAEVTESNVSSGQETKITITTFRIKEEDEIYSMDHLDSDRRGLTCSSKSKQSIGKKKQTSCSFEMTETPSCKVLSVKDDGKVTQQSQPRIVYQSPAENNLEFGGVKNIQDEINLRKEPYSSLHQGSYQAEISHEYSVGANKGCLDITPQGTPQNWIQYLGTENKQYVSFKEDIAKHKKSVTRERQYICSECGKAFTQMGNLLRHQTIHVGQKPYKCTECGKSFSQKVHFIRHQRIHSGERPYQCAECKKSFTRKETLLAHQKTHTGDRPYQCSECDKSYIVKQSLILHKRKHSGEKPYQCTSCEKRFRWKQTLVAHQRTHMTTQTKSTNSSRYSESQKKLKN